In Candidatus Poribacteria bacterium, the following are encoded in one genomic region:
- a CDS encoding DUF839 domain-containing protein, with amino-acid sequence MKNKLSRRQFLRYGTLTATSAAVSFGFLGCSRALIQKVPGFRPPPPYEFTSTPNRLLDLPEGFTAHAFSRTGELMDDGLWVPGGHDGMAAYPGPNGKTILIRNHELTATAKNVGPFGWNNEKIEPAAIDKFYDAGSGELPCLGGTTTLVYDTRTQTLEKHFLSLTGTIRNCAGGLTPWNTWITCEETVQKAEETYEVEHGYNFEVPVSTDIGLADPIPLKAMGRFNHEAVAVDPKTGIVYQTEDRGDSLIYRFIPEKPGELAAGGKLQALKIRDMKSADTQNWKSRMQKIFPWTYNPIPVGETFAVEWVDIENVESPDDDLRIQGAEGKDAAKFARGEGIWYGNSQELGEFYIACTNGGIAYKGQIWKYIPSPSEGTSREAQEPGTLQLFVEPNDRNLMENADNLTVTPWGDLIICEDGPEEEFLIGITPEGHLYRFARNAGNMSELAGATFSPDGTTLFVNIQSHGITLAITGPWHEIRQRRLV; translated from the coding sequence ATGAAGAACAAACTATCTCGACGACAATTTCTACGTTATGGCACACTCACAGCAACATCTGCAGCGGTCAGTTTCGGATTTTTAGGGTGTAGCCGAGCGTTGATTCAAAAAGTGCCAGGCTTTAGACCCCCTCCGCCTTATGAATTCACGTCGACACCAAATCGTCTCCTCGACCTTCCAGAGGGATTTACGGCACACGCTTTTTCGAGGACGGGTGAACTCATGGACGATGGACTGTGGGTACCGGGCGGACACGATGGTATGGCAGCTTATCCCGGTCCTAACGGCAAAACCATCCTGATCCGAAATCATGAATTGACCGCCACTGCCAAAAACGTCGGACCCTTTGGATGGAATAACGAAAAGATTGAGCCTGCTGCGATTGACAAATTCTACGACGCTGGATCCGGTGAACTACCGTGTCTCGGTGGGACAACGACGCTTGTCTACGATACACGGACACAGACACTGGAGAAACATTTCTTGAGTTTGACAGGGACGATCCGGAATTGTGCCGGTGGCCTCACGCCTTGGAACACGTGGATAACCTGCGAAGAAACCGTCCAGAAAGCAGAAGAGACATACGAAGTGGAACATGGGTATAATTTTGAGGTGCCGGTTTCTACCGACATAGGATTAGCCGATCCGATCCCGTTGAAAGCGATGGGACGTTTCAATCATGAGGCAGTCGCTGTTGATCCGAAAACTGGAATCGTCTATCAAACAGAAGACAGGGGCGATAGTTTAATCTACCGATTTATCCCAGAGAAGCCGGGTGAACTCGCGGCAGGTGGCAAACTTCAGGCACTGAAAATTCGTGATATGAAAAGCGCAGATACCCAAAACTGGAAAAGCAGGATGCAGAAGATTTTTCCGTGGACGTACAACCCGATTCCCGTCGGTGAAACTTTCGCAGTTGAATGGGTGGATATTGAGAACGTGGAATCGCCGGATGACGACCTTCGTATACAGGGTGCCGAAGGTAAAGACGCGGCGAAGTTCGCACGCGGAGAAGGGATTTGGTACGGCAATAGTCAAGAACTGGGAGAATTCTATATCGCCTGCACGAATGGTGGTATTGCCTACAAAGGGCAGATTTGGAAATACATCCCAAGTCCTTCCGAAGGCACGAGCCGCGAGGCACAGGAACCCGGCACGCTTCAACTTTTCGTTGAACCAAATGACAGGAATCTCATGGAAAACGCCGATAACCTGACTGTCACGCCGTGGGGAGATTTAATCATCTGTGAAGACGGTCCAGAAGAGGAGTTTCTGATTGGGATAACGCCTGAAGGACATCTCTATCGGTTTGCGCGAAATGCCGGTAATATGTCAGAACTGGCGGGGGCGACGTTCTCGCCGGATGGGACAACGCTCTTTGTGAACATTCAGAGTCATGGGATTACGTTGGCGATCACGGGTCCGTGGCATGAGATTCGACAGCGCAGACTCGTATGA